ATCTCTTCGGCCATTTCTTTGCCATTCTTGCCGAACGTGCCTTGGCGCTCTACGGGCTGGGAGGCTGGTAATGGGAATTCAGGTCGAGCATGAGTTGCACCGCCGCCGTCTAAGCCGAAATGTCGGCCTTGCACTGGTTTTGCTGGCTTTTGTGGCGCTGGTCTTCGGGCTGACATTGGTTAAAACCAAACGTGGCGATTTCAACGCACAACCCGCAACAACCCAGGGCGAACCAGCCGCACAGCAACAAGGGGCGGACAACTGATGGCAAAGAACAGCAATCAGAAAGCTCTTTTGGCAACCGTCTCGCTCGTGCTTTTCATGGGGGCGATGGCTTGGGCTGCGATCCCGTTCTACAACTGGTTCTGCCGTGTTACCGGCTATGGCGGGGTCACTCAGGAAGCCGATGCCGGCAGCGACCTCATTCTTGACCGGAAGATCAAGGTCCGTTTCGATGCCAACCGCGAGAAAGGCTTCCCTTGGGAATTCAAGCCAGTCACACGCGAATTGGAACTACGCATCGGCGAAACCGGGCTGGCGTTTTTCGAGGCCTACAACCCGACCGACCATGCAATCGCGGGGCAGGCAAGCTATAACGTAACCCCCTATGATGCGGGCAGCTACTTCACCAAGATCGAATGTTTCTGCTTTTCCGAGCAAATCCTGCAACCGCATGAGCGCGCGCAAATGCCGGTCACCTTCTACGTCGATCCCGATATCGTCAACGACAGGGACGCGAAATTCATCAACACGATTACGCTAAGCTATACCTTCTATCAGATCGACATGCCCGAAGCCGATGCCAAAGCCGCCGCCGCGCGTGACAGCAAGGCCGAAGGGGTCGTCAAGTCGGGTGGCGAAGCGAAAGACGGCGCGGCAAAGGAAACAAAGCCCGCCACAACCAAACCCGGCACTCAGGCAGCCCTGAAGGCCGACAAGACTATGCAAGTACTCAACCAAGCCTCCAACGAGGGATAATATGGCGCACGAAAAAAATCACGATTTCCACATTCTGAACCCTTCCATCTGGCCGCTTCTGGGGGCTCTGGCCGGGTTCACCATGCTCTTTGGGGCGGTCCTTTGGTTCCACGATGTCACCCCTTGGGTCATGATCGCCGGTTTCCTCTTCGTTCTCTATGTCATGTATGGCTGGTGGTCGGATGTGGTCACCGAATCGAAGATCGGCGACCATACCCCGGTTGTTCAGATCGGTCTGCGTTATGGCATGGTGCTGTTCATCATCTCCGAGGTGATGTTCTTCGCTGCATGGTTCTGGAACTTCTTCAAACATGCGATGTATCCGGCAGGTCCGAACTATCCCGCCGTTGATGGCCCCTGGCCGCCCGTCGGGATCGAAACGTTCGACCCGTGGCACCTGCCCTTGATTAACACGCTGATCCTGCTCTGCTCGGGCATGGCGGCCACATGGGCGCACCACGCGATTACCCATGAGAACAACCGTGAAGACATGAAATGGGGTCTGATCATTGCCATTCTGCTCGGCCTGCTGTTCACCGCCTTTCAGGCTTATGAATACAGCCATGCGCAGTTCGGTTTTTCCGGCAATATCTATGGTGCCTCGTTCTTCATGGCGACCGGCTTTCACGGCTTCCATGTCATCATCGGCACGATCTTCCTCTTCGTCTGTCTGTTACGATTGAT
This is a stretch of genomic DNA from Aquicoccus sp. G2-2. It encodes these proteins:
- a CDS encoding cytochrome c oxidase subunit 3, with protein sequence MAHEKNHDFHILNPSIWPLLGALAGFTMLFGAVLWFHDVTPWVMIAGFLFVLYVMYGWWSDVVTESKIGDHTPVVQIGLRYGMVLFIISEVMFFAAWFWNFFKHAMYPAGPNYPAVDGPWPPVGIETFDPWHLPLINTLILLCSGMAATWAHHAITHENNREDMKWGLIIAILLGLLFTAFQAYEYSHAQFGFSGNIYGASFFMATGFHGFHVIIGTIFLFVCLLRLMAGQFTQESHVGFEAAAWYWHFVDVVWLFLFASIYIWGS